The following coding sequences are from one Blastocatellia bacterium window:
- the ilvC gene encoding ketol-acid reductoisomerase, protein MANVYYEHDADLSRLQKKTVAIIGYGSQGHAHALNLRDSGVAVIVGLYPGSRSWSKAQADGLNVATAAEAAAQADIIMMLVPDQTQRQIYEDSIQANLAAGKTLMFAHGFNIHFSQIVPPPHVDVSMIAPKAPGHRMRELFTEGVGVPALLAIHQDFSGHAKADALAYARGIGCTKAGVIETTFKEETETDLFGEQTVLCGGISALIKAGFETLVQAGYQPEVAYFECLHELKLIVDLIHEGGLSYMRYSISDTAEYGDYSRGPRVINEQVRAEMQKILREIQTGAFAREWILENQAGRPSFNAYRRQEAEHPIEQVGQNLRRMMGWLKNAKPKAQTTSAD, encoded by the coding sequence ATGGCCAATGTTTACTATGAACATGATGCGGATCTTTCTCGCTTGCAAAAGAAGACGGTTGCCATCATCGGGTATGGGAGTCAAGGGCACGCGCACGCCTTGAATCTACGCGACAGCGGCGTTGCTGTGATCGTTGGCTTATATCCGGGCAGTCGGTCTTGGTCGAAAGCTCAAGCAGATGGCTTGAATGTGGCAACAGCGGCAGAAGCCGCTGCTCAGGCTGACATCATCATGATGCTCGTACCTGATCAGACGCAGCGGCAGATTTACGAAGACAGCATTCAAGCCAATCTGGCGGCTGGCAAAACGCTGATGTTCGCGCACGGGTTCAACATCCATTTCAGTCAAATCGTGCCGCCACCGCATGTGGATGTCTCGATGATTGCGCCGAAAGCGCCCGGCCATCGCATGCGCGAGCTGTTCACTGAAGGTGTCGGTGTGCCAGCGTTGCTGGCCATCCATCAGGATTTCAGCGGTCATGCCAAAGCCGATGCGTTGGCGTATGCGCGTGGCATCGGCTGCACCAAGGCCGGCGTGATTGAAACGACCTTCAAAGAGGAAACGGAAACCGATTTGTTCGGCGAGCAGACCGTGTTATGTGGAGGCATCTCGGCGCTAATCAAAGCCGGCTTTGAAACATTAGTGCAGGCTGGCTATCAACCCGAGGTCGCCTATTTCGAGTGCTTGCACGAGCTGAAGTTGATTGTAGATTTGATCCACGAAGGTGGATTGAGCTACATGCGATATTCCATCAGCGACACGGCGGAATATGGCGATTATTCGCGTGGCCCTCGCGTCATCAACGAACAGGTTCGAGCTGAGATGCAGAAGATTCTCCGTGAAATTCAAACTGGCGCGTTTGCCCGCGAATGGATTTTGGAGAATCAGGCTGGGCGACCTAGTTTCAATGCGTATCGTCGGCAAGAAGCCGAGCATCCGATTGAGCAAGTCGGCCAGAACCTGCGTCGGATGATGGGTTGGTTGAAGAACGCCAAGCCGAAAGCGCAGACCACCTCGGCTGATTGA
- the lon gene encoding endopeptidase La, which yields MNDSESLQEQLEVLPVLPVKNTVLFPYLGLPLAVGRPASLAAVEAALQSEEKEIVVVAQRDASIETPTQDDLYTIGTKAIIKRFSRSAENLVQVIAQGIERVVVLRVVQTEPYLQARIQPLPLPTDSSPEVEALYRAVLDLVNQALGLIQPQVPFDLAQVLATTKDPLQLVYFIGSILNLDLDKEQRILEAPTRAEALRLVHSYLAHEVQVLELRQQITNQAQSEISKQQREYMLRQQLRAIQEELGEKDSEQAEIEMLRQRIAETDLPDEVRKEAERELKRLEKLPMASPEYSVIRTYLDLVVELPWRRGTDELIDIARARQVLDEDHFGLKEVKERILEHLGVLKLNPDAKAPILCFVGPPGVGKTSLGQSIARALGRKFERSSLGGMHDEAELRGHRRTYIGAMPGRLIQALRRAGVNNPVLMLDEVDKIGRDFRGDPAAALLEILDPEQNKEFRDNYLDLPFDLSKVFFITTANTLSTIPQPLLDRMEIIQLSGYSEEEKIEIATRYLIPRQLKQAGLSDQQCSIERDALRYVISRYTREAGVRQLERMIGRLMRKVALRFAEGATEPVVVHVSDLAEMLGPARFSPEQMRKQLPPGVATGLAWTETGGDVLYVEATQLPDGRGLTLTGQLGDVMKESAQAAQSYIWSHADEFGIDRQVFRKSGVHIHVPAGAIPKDGPSAGITMATALASLYTKCPARSDIAMTGEITLTGLVLPVGGVKEKVLAARRAGISRVILPKENEKDMRDLPDEVRQEMEFIFVERIEDVLAVAIPGLERRPLTHLPEGPDTSHTRPLA from the coding sequence ATGAACGATTCGGAATCTCTGCAAGAGCAACTAGAAGTTCTGCCTGTGCTGCCGGTGAAAAATACGGTGCTTTTCCCGTATTTAGGCCTTCCGCTTGCTGTGGGTCGGCCGGCCTCGCTGGCGGCGGTCGAAGCGGCGCTACAAAGTGAAGAGAAAGAAATCGTCGTGGTGGCGCAGCGTGATGCATCCATCGAAACGCCGACGCAGGACGACCTCTACACAATTGGCACAAAGGCGATCATCAAACGGTTCTCTCGCTCAGCAGAGAACCTTGTGCAAGTGATTGCCCAGGGAATCGAACGAGTGGTCGTCTTACGAGTTGTCCAAACCGAACCTTATTTGCAGGCGCGTATTCAACCACTGCCGTTACCAACAGACAGCAGCCCAGAGGTAGAGGCGCTTTATCGTGCCGTTCTTGATTTGGTCAATCAAGCTTTGGGGTTGATCCAGCCGCAGGTACCGTTTGATCTGGCTCAGGTGCTGGCCACGACAAAGGACCCATTGCAACTTGTTTATTTCATCGGCTCGATTCTGAATCTGGATTTGGATAAGGAGCAACGCATCCTGGAAGCCCCAACACGAGCCGAGGCGCTGCGTCTGGTGCATTCTTACCTCGCTCATGAGGTGCAGGTACTCGAACTGCGCCAGCAAATTACCAATCAAGCGCAGAGCGAAATCAGCAAACAACAGCGCGAGTACATGCTTCGCCAACAACTGCGCGCTATTCAGGAAGAATTGGGCGAGAAAGATTCCGAACAGGCAGAGATCGAAATGCTGCGCCAGCGCATCGCGGAGACCGATCTTCCTGACGAAGTTCGCAAGGAGGCTGAGCGGGAGCTGAAGCGGCTGGAAAAATTGCCGATGGCCTCCCCCGAATACAGTGTGATTCGCACCTATTTAGACTTGGTGGTGGAGCTTCCCTGGCGCAGGGGGACGGATGAGCTGATTGACATTGCGCGCGCGCGACAGGTGTTAGACGAAGACCATTTCGGATTGAAAGAGGTCAAGGAGCGGATTCTGGAACATCTGGGCGTGCTCAAGCTCAATCCCGATGCCAAAGCCCCCATTCTCTGTTTCGTTGGGCCGCCCGGTGTAGGAAAGACATCGCTTGGTCAATCCATCGCGCGGGCGCTCGGACGCAAGTTTGAACGATCAAGTCTGGGTGGCATGCACGATGAGGCGGAGCTGCGCGGGCATCGTCGCACCTACATTGGCGCTATGCCCGGACGGTTAATTCAAGCGTTGCGTCGCGCCGGTGTCAACAATCCGGTGCTCATGCTCGACGAGGTTGATAAAATCGGTCGCGATTTCCGCGGCGATCCGGCGGCAGCGCTGTTGGAGATTCTAGACCCTGAACAGAACAAGGAATTTCGCGACAATTATCTGGACCTCCCGTTTGATTTATCCAAGGTGTTTTTCATCACGACGGCGAACACGCTCAGCACGATTCCTCAACCGTTGCTCGATCGAATGGAGATCATCCAGTTATCGGGCTATAGCGAGGAAGAGAAGATCGAAATTGCCACACGGTACTTGATTCCTCGACAATTGAAGCAAGCCGGATTAAGCGATCAGCAATGTTCAATCGAGCGTGATGCGTTACGCTATGTGATTTCGCGTTACACGCGCGAAGCGGGCGTGCGACAACTGGAGCGTATGATTGGCCGATTGATGCGCAAAGTAGCGTTGCGTTTTGCCGAGGGCGCAACGGAGCCGGTTGTCGTTCACGTCTCTGATTTGGCCGAGATGCTGGGCCCGGCGCGATTTTCGCCTGAACAGATGCGCAAGCAGTTGCCGCCCGGCGTTGCTACGGGCTTAGCTTGGACGGAAACAGGCGGTGATGTATTGTACGTTGAGGCGACGCAACTGCCCGATGGTCGCGGCTTGACGCTGACGGGACAACTTGGCGATGTGATGAAGGAATCGGCTCAGGCAGCGCAAAGTTACATCTGGTCGCACGCTGACGAATTTGGCATTGACCGTCAGGTCTTCCGGAAGTCGGGCGTCCATATTCACGTTCCAGCAGGCGCTATCCCCAAGGATGGGCCATCAGCCGGCATCACGATGGCGACGGCGTTGGCCTCGCTTTATACGAAGTGCCCGGCGCGGAGTGATATTGCGATGACCGGCGAAATCACGCTCACCGGCTTGGTGTTGCCGGTTGGCGGCGTGAAAGAGAAAGTCTTAGCTGCCCGGCGTGCCGGCATCAGCCGCGTCATCCTGCCGAAAGAAAATGAGAAAGACATGCGCGACTTGCCCGATGAAGTGCGTCAAGAGATGGAATTCATTTTTGTTGAACGAATCGAAGACGTCCTGGCAGTCGCGATTCCAGGATTGGAACGACGCCCGTTGACCCATCTTCCCGAAGGGCCGGACACGTCGCACACCAGACCGCTGGCGTAA
- the ilvN gene encoding acetolactate synthase small subunit, which produces MSQTISLLVENKFGVLARIAGLFSARGYNIDSLSVAQTEDPTLSHITLVTDLEPKAFQQLLKLLDKLVDVVSVADLSNGHSVARELALLKVKADQAQRVEILKEAELFRARVIHAGIDAYIFEVTGDTGKIEAFIRLFQKYEIQEVARTGAVAMARDSRQGHAI; this is translated from the coding sequence ATGAGTCAAACAATTTCTCTGTTAGTGGAAAACAAATTCGGTGTGCTGGCTCGCATTGCCGGATTGTTCAGCGCACGTGGTTATAACATTGACAGTTTGAGTGTGGCGCAGACGGAAGACCCGACGCTGTCACACATCACGCTGGTCACCGATCTAGAACCGAAGGCGTTTCAACAACTGTTGAAGTTGCTCGATAAGCTGGTGGATGTCGTGAGCGTAGCCGATCTGTCCAATGGCCACAGCGTGGCGCGCGAGCTAGCCTTGCTCAAGGTCAAAGCCGATCAAGCCCAGCGGGTGGAAATACTGAAAGAAGCAGAGCTGTTCCGCGCTCGTGTCATTCACGCCGGCATAGATGCTTACATTTTTGAAGTGACCGGCGATACGGGCAAGATTGAGGCCTTCATTCGATTATTCCAAAAGTACGAGATTCAAGAAGTCGCCCGCACCGGCGCGGTCGCCATGGCCCGCGACAGTCGTCAGGGACATGCAATTTAG
- the ilvD gene encoding dihydroxy-acid dehydratase yields MALNERSRVLVEGLARAPARAMMKAVGYTDEDLSRPLIGVAHCWIEIMPCNYNHRRLAEKVKEGIRAAGGTPVEYNTIAISDGIAMGTEGMKASLVSREVVADSIELVARGHLFDAMVVISGCDKTIPGTVMALRRLDLPGLMLYGGSIYPGRFQGRDVTIQDVFEAVGACAAGRMTPAELNELEAQACPGAGACGGQFTANTMATVFEVMGISPMGSAMVPAEDPRKDDVAFQCGQMVMELLRRNIRPSQIITRNSIENAIAAVAATGGSTNAVLHILALAHESDIELAIDDFDVISRRTPLLADLKPSGRYVATDVYQAGGIGVIAKRLLEAGLLHEQELTVTGRTIGEEARAAQETPGQMVIRPLSDPLSPSGGLVILKGNLAPEGCVVKIAGKEKLSHRGPARVFDREEDAFAAVQRGQINPGDVVVIRYEGPKGGPGMREMLAVTGALQGAGLGGSVALLTDGRFSGATHGLMAGHVAPEAAVGGPIAALRDGDIIVFDVNERRLDVELSDQEIGARLAQWSPPPPRYLSGVMAKYARLVSSASRGAVTG; encoded by the coding sequence GTGGCACTGAATGAACGGAGTCGCGTTTTAGTCGAAGGGCTTGCCCGCGCGCCGGCGCGCGCCATGATGAAAGCAGTCGGATACACCGATGAGGACCTCAGCCGACCCCTGATTGGTGTTGCGCATTGTTGGATCGAGATCATGCCGTGTAATTACAACCATCGTCGTCTCGCTGAAAAGGTCAAGGAAGGCATTCGCGCGGCCGGCGGCACGCCCGTCGAGTACAACACGATTGCTATTTCTGACGGCATCGCGATGGGCACGGAAGGCATGAAAGCCTCGCTGGTCAGTCGCGAGGTTGTTGCTGATTCGATTGAGCTGGTGGCGCGCGGTCACCTCTTTGACGCGATGGTCGTCATCTCCGGTTGCGATAAGACGATTCCCGGAACAGTCATGGCGCTGCGCCGGCTTGATCTGCCTGGATTGATGTTGTACGGAGGTTCGATCTATCCGGGCCGGTTTCAAGGGCGGGACGTTACCATTCAAGACGTATTTGAAGCTGTCGGCGCATGCGCAGCAGGTCGGATGACGCCCGCTGAATTGAATGAGCTTGAAGCACAGGCATGCCCCGGCGCTGGCGCTTGCGGCGGCCAGTTTACAGCTAACACGATGGCCACTGTGTTTGAAGTGATGGGCATCTCGCCGATGGGCAGCGCCATGGTGCCGGCTGAAGACCCGCGCAAAGACGACGTGGCCTTTCAGTGCGGACAGATGGTGATGGAGTTATTGCGTCGTAATATTCGCCCCAGTCAGATCATCACGCGCAACTCCATTGAGAATGCTATCGCTGCGGTGGCGGCCACGGGCGGTTCGACCAATGCCGTATTGCACATTCTGGCGCTGGCGCACGAATCAGACATTGAATTAGCCATTGATGATTTTGACGTGATCAGCCGGCGGACGCCATTGCTGGCCGATTTGAAGCCATCAGGCCGATACGTTGCCACGGACGTATATCAGGCCGGTGGGATTGGTGTCATTGCCAAGCGGTTGCTTGAAGCAGGGCTGCTGCATGAACAGGAACTGACCGTGACCGGCCGCACAATCGGCGAAGAAGCGCGCGCTGCGCAAGAAACGCCTGGGCAAATGGTCATTCGTCCGCTCTCTGATCCGCTTTCGCCCAGTGGCGGCCTGGTGATCTTGAAAGGGAATCTGGCGCCAGAAGGATGCGTGGTGAAAATTGCCGGCAAAGAGAAGTTGAGTCATCGCGGTCCGGCGCGTGTTTTCGACAGAGAAGAGGATGCGTTCGCTGCTGTGCAACGTGGTCAGATCAATCCCGGTGACGTAGTTGTCATCCGCTACGAAGGCCCCAAGGGCGGACCCGGCATGCGTGAGATGCTCGCCGTGACCGGCGCTCTTCAAGGCGCGGGATTGGGTGGCTCCGTAGCCTTGCTCACCGATGGCCGATTCTCCGGCGCGACGCACGGGTTGATGGCAGGACACGTCGCGCCCGAAGCGGCCGTGGGTGGACCGATCGCCGCATTGCGCGACGGCGACATCATCGTCTTTGATGTGAACGAGCGACGGCTGGACGTCGAGCTGTCCGATCAAGAAATCGGAGCCCGATTGGCCCAATGGTCACCGCCGCCGCCACGCTACCTGAGCGGTGTCATGGCCAAGTATGCTCGGCTGGTCTCATCAGCGTCGCGTGGGGCAGTCACCGGATGA
- a CDS encoding cohesin domain-containing protein, with the protein MRQQRLIITSWVSFWLILFGALSLPQSTQAGGPLIVTKRATPYAWDTSRPVPFNPDQGTLGRLSNEQAVALTGELFQVWQDVRTASIEFQRAASLPMDITGSNVMPFLNNAPPGVNPIIYDTDGSVIDALIGAGARLLAPGAATPLLGNPETGEILQSVAILNGLFIDGVNELLRNPEIPLSRYRTTFVHEFGHFIGLDHSALNTREALDNDTTNDTAVPTMFPQLVSDEQATLHLDDIVAVSELYPTPEYLWSKSTIRGRVLFPDGSGFQGANVVARNINDPLNTAVSCVSGFLHTGTKRGPDFGSDDPALRGYYELNGLPPGTYTIEISPINPQFRGGSSVGPLSPPAALPETQFYVAPAQPASANPSEGARLHVLPSSVTDGVDIAINARMLSLTRVQGRPGTIVEVPVLITDASEISWLAFNVTYDPQTLSVLDSGAVSRGPVVPNNFTVTALKLSSNQVTVTITPPLTNLRATLNSFSGVLVHVRFRILPQARPGTISLLEISDVVALKSNGDLMRLLPQAGAVVVIP; encoded by the coding sequence ATGCGACAGCAACGTTTGATCATAACAAGCTGGGTAAGTTTTTGGCTCATTCTGTTTGGCGCACTCTCACTGCCGCAGTCAACACAAGCCGGCGGTCCGTTGATCGTCACCAAACGCGCCACTCCTTATGCGTGGGATACATCGCGGCCCGTGCCATTCAATCCCGATCAAGGAACTCTAGGGAGACTCTCAAATGAACAAGCCGTGGCGTTAACCGGCGAGTTATTCCAGGTCTGGCAGGACGTGCGAACTGCCAGCATTGAGTTTCAACGAGCGGCTTCGTTGCCAATGGACATCACCGGATCAAACGTGATGCCGTTTCTCAACAACGCGCCGCCGGGCGTCAATCCAATCATCTATGACACGGATGGAAGCGTGATTGATGCACTGATCGGCGCAGGGGCGCGATTGCTGGCGCCGGGGGCTGCTACGCCGCTGCTGGGCAATCCAGAGACTGGCGAAATCCTACAATCAGTGGCCATCCTCAACGGCCTCTTCATTGATGGCGTCAACGAGCTGCTGAGAAACCCCGAGATTCCCCTCTCGCGGTATCGCACCACATTCGTTCACGAATTTGGCCATTTCATCGGCTTGGATCACTCGGCATTGAACACACGCGAGGCGCTAGATAACGACACGACAAACGACACAGCCGTTCCCACCATGTTCCCGCAGCTCGTCAGCGATGAGCAAGCTACGCTTCATCTGGATGACATTGTCGCAGTGTCCGAACTCTATCCGACGCCTGAGTACTTGTGGTCAAAGAGCACGATCCGCGGGCGCGTGCTGTTTCCCGATGGCAGCGGCTTTCAAGGCGCTAACGTCGTGGCGCGAAATATCAACGATCCGTTGAACACGGCCGTCTCCTGTGTTTCCGGGTTCCTGCATACAGGGACCAAACGGGGCCCGGATTTCGGCTCAGACGATCCGGCGTTGCGCGGATATTACGAATTGAATGGATTGCCTCCTGGCACCTACACCATTGAGATTTCACCGATCAATCCACAGTTTCGCGGCGGCTCCAGCGTCGGACCGTTGAGTCCGCCAGCCGCGCTGCCCGAAACGCAGTTTTACGTCGCGCCGGCGCAACCGGCCAGCGCCAATCCCAGCGAAGGGGCACGCTTGCATGTGTTGCCGTCCAGCGTCACCGACGGCGTTGATATTGCCATCAACGCGCGCATGTTGAGCCTAACTCGCGTCCAAGGTCGGCCAGGCACGATCGTTGAAGTTCCTGTCTTGATTACCGACGCCAGTGAAATCAGTTGGCTCGCCTTTAACGTGACGTACGATCCGCAAACGCTCAGTGTGCTCGACAGCGGCGCCGTCAGCCGCGGCCCTGTGGTTCCGAATAATTTCACGGTCACGGCGCTGAAGCTGAGCAGCAATCAGGTGACGGTTACCATTACGCCGCCGTTGACCAATTTGAGAGCCACACTGAACAGCTTCTCCGGCGTGTTGGTGCATGTCCGGTTTAGGATTTTGCCACAGGCGCGGCCAGGCACAATCAGTCTCCTGGAAATCAGCGATGTGGTGGCGCTCAAATCAAACGGGGACTTGATGCGGTTGCTGCCTCAAGCAGGGGCAGTGGTCGTGATTCCTTGA
- the ilvB gene encoding biosynthetic-type acetolactate synthase large subunit: protein MKGAEIFVQCLLQENVEVIFGHPGGVVLSIYDCLYDAPIRHILMRHEQAAAHAADGYARASGKVGVCIGTSGPGATNLVTGIATAQMDSIPIVVFTGNVPTHLIGSDAFQEADIVGITRPCTKHSYLVRRVEDLARTIKEAFYVAATGRPGPVLVDMPKDVLLAETEFDYPKTVNLRGYHPPSEGDWAQVEKAAQLLMEAKRPVIYAGGGVISSGGSAELVETAELLQAPVTTTLLGMGCFPSAHRLSLGMLGMHGTWYANTSMSHADVILAVGVRFDDRVTGRLAAFCPNAKFIHIDIDPSEINKNVQVHVPIIGDAKTVLRQLNQLLVEQCAKTTEEWQAERRAWHAQIDQWKEQYPLCYDDSDEVIKPQRLMEELSNVTDSAAIIATDVGQHQMWAAQYYRFTQPRTWLSSGGLGTMGFGFPAAIGAQMAYPDRQVVAIVGDGGFQMTMQELATAAEHRLPVKVIIMNNAFLGMVRQWQEIFFERRYSAVDLSLSPDFAKLAEAFGIVGMTVTKPAALASALREAMDLPGPVLVDVRVAQEENVYPMIPPGGAIHEMIVGEYKSPKVVHMS from the coding sequence ATGAAAGGAGCTGAGATATTTGTCCAATGTTTATTGCAGGAGAACGTCGAGGTCATCTTTGGTCATCCGGGTGGCGTTGTGCTTTCGATTTATGATTGCCTCTACGATGCTCCGATTCGGCATATCTTGATGCGGCATGAGCAAGCCGCTGCGCATGCGGCTGATGGCTATGCGCGCGCGTCGGGCAAAGTCGGTGTCTGCATCGGGACGTCGGGTCCTGGGGCGACCAATTTAGTCACAGGCATCGCGACGGCGCAGATGGATTCGATTCCGATTGTTGTATTCACTGGGAATGTGCCGACCCACCTGATCGGCAGCGATGCGTTTCAGGAAGCGGACATCGTCGGTATCACGCGGCCATGCACCAAGCATAGTTATTTGGTGCGTCGCGTTGAAGACCTGGCGCGCACGATTAAAGAGGCCTTCTATGTGGCCGCCACGGGCCGTCCTGGTCCGGTGCTCGTGGACATGCCGAAAGATGTGTTGCTGGCCGAGACCGAGTTTGACTATCCCAAGACAGTCAATCTGCGCGGCTATCATCCGCCATCGGAAGGCGACTGGGCGCAGGTGGAGAAAGCGGCCCAATTGTTGATGGAAGCCAAGCGACCGGTGATCTACGCTGGCGGCGGTGTGATTAGTTCAGGCGGATCAGCAGAGCTGGTGGAGACCGCTGAGTTGCTCCAAGCGCCTGTAACCACAACGTTGCTGGGGATGGGTTGCTTCCCCAGCGCGCACCGGCTCTCACTCGGTATGCTCGGCATGCACGGCACATGGTATGCCAACACGTCTATGAGTCATGCTGATGTGATTTTGGCTGTTGGCGTGCGCTTTGATGACCGTGTGACGGGCCGGCTGGCTGCGTTTTGCCCGAATGCCAAATTCATTCACATTGATATTGACCCGTCGGAAATCAACAAGAATGTGCAAGTCCATGTCCCGATCATTGGTGACGCCAAGACTGTGCTGCGGCAGTTGAATCAACTGCTCGTGGAACAGTGCGCCAAGACGACTGAAGAGTGGCAAGCGGAGCGTCGCGCCTGGCATGCGCAAATTGATCAATGGAAGGAGCAGTATCCGCTCTGTTACGACGATTCAGACGAAGTGATTAAGCCGCAGCGGTTGATGGAAGAGCTTTCCAACGTGACGGACTCGGCGGCGATCATCGCCACCGATGTGGGACAACATCAGATGTGGGCTGCTCAGTATTATCGGTTCACGCAGCCGCGCACATGGCTCTCGTCTGGCGGACTTGGCACGATGGGCTTTGGTTTTCCGGCAGCCATTGGCGCGCAGATGGCCTATCCTGACCGACAGGTAGTGGCGATTGTCGGGGATGGCGGGTTCCAGATGACGATGCAGGAGCTGGCCACGGCGGCTGAGCATCGCCTGCCGGTGAAGGTCATTATCATGAACAATGCTTTTTTAGGCATGGTGCGGCAGTGGCAGGAGATTTTCTTTGAGCGGCGCTATTCGGCTGTTGATTTGAGTTTGTCGCCGGATTTCGCCAAGCTAGCCGAGGCATTTGGCATCGTCGGCATGACAGTGACGAAACCGGCGGCGCTGGCTTCGGCCTTGCGCGAAGCGATGGACTTGCCAGGCCCCGTGCTCGTTGATGTGCGCGTGGCGCAAGAGGAGAATGTCTACCCAATGATTCCGCCTGGAGGCGCCATTCATGAAATGATCGTGGGCGAGTATAAATCTCCGAAAGTTGTTCACATGAGTTGA
- a CDS encoding DUF4058 family protein, protein MPSPFPGMDPYLEGEMWQEFHETLAGAIRAQLLPLLTPKYVALLAKRFVLDRADIGIVGLPPERVIYPDVHVAAPPSTATMPLASRAGVAVAEPAVELASPMMEEVPLLSIEIRDVAQRRLVTLIEILSPVNKRGEGWREYVDRRTEVLQTKTHLLEIDLLRQGQRLPLLGQLPPAPYYVFLTRWQRRPWTQVWPLSLREPLPAVPVPLLPPDPDVPLDLQQAVTACFDLVGYERLLDYSAPPPPPPLSDEEAAWVAERVRAFRSPQRPAERQTS, encoded by the coding sequence ATGCCATCACCGTTTCCCGGCATGGACCCTTATCTTGAAGGCGAGATGTGGCAGGAATTTCATGAAACGCTAGCCGGTGCCATTCGCGCTCAACTGCTACCGCTCTTGACGCCCAAGTATGTGGCTCTGCTGGCCAAACGTTTTGTGCTGGACCGAGCCGACATCGGTATTGTTGGATTACCGCCGGAGCGCGTGATTTATCCCGATGTTCATGTGGCTGCACCGCCGAGCACAGCCACGATGCCACTGGCGAGCCGCGCGGGTGTGGCGGTAGCTGAGCCGGCCGTGGAATTGGCCAGTCCCATGATGGAAGAAGTCCCCTTGCTGAGCATCGAGATTCGCGACGTCGCCCAGCGTCGGTTAGTCACGCTCATCGAAATCCTCTCGCCGGTGAACAAGCGCGGGGAGGGCTGGCGCGAGTATGTGGATCGGCGCACGGAAGTGCTGCAAACGAAGACGCACCTGCTGGAAATAGATTTGCTGCGGCAGGGCCAGCGGTTGCCCTTGTTGGGCCAGTTGCCGCCGGCCCCGTATTACGTTTTTCTGACTCGATGGCAGCGTCGGCCTTGGACGCAGGTCTGGCCGCTGTCGCTGCGTGAGCCGTTGCCCGCTGTGCCTGTTCCGCTGTTGCCGCCCGATCCGGACGTTCCACTGGATTTGCAACAGGCGGTCACGGCCTGTTTCGATCTGGTCGGGTACGAACGCCTGTTGGATTACTCGGCTCCGCCTCCACCCCCGCCGCTTAGTGATGAAGAGGCCGCGTGGGTAGCCGAGCGGGTTCGCGCCTTCAGGTCGCCCCAGCGCCCTGCCGAACGTCAGACCTCGTAA